One region of Mucilaginibacter sp. 14171R-50 genomic DNA includes:
- a CDS encoding proton-conducting transporter membrane subunit has protein sequence MSNGLLLSLVFLLPAAGILSIAFLPHSAKAKANFVFVLLIAVITSIPAVKGITGSAVDIFIGNNAVFGNISIHIDALSSWFMLIINLTCINGAFYGIGYMKEYDEQKANLSMHWVLFLLFQSSMLWVCMVQNGLAFLIVWELMSISSFLLVIFEHRNKTTLQAGLNYLVQMHIGVLFLSASFIWVYLAEGSFEFSAIGKFFSANPNLWLFFLFFTGFGIKAGFIPLHSWLPQAHPAAPSHISGVMSGVIVKLGIYGILRIVFFLKQDYTVIGEIIIALSVLTGLYGILNAAVHRDFKKMLAYCTIENIGIIGIGIGIGLMGMGIGNSVLIILGFTGALLHVLNHSLFKSLLFFSAGSVYQQTHTRDMEKLGGLIHRMPQTAIFFLIGGMAIGGLPPFNGFVSEFLLYNAVLLGIKSIGITYITLMIFSLAGLALIGGISMLTFTKGFGTIFLGSPRTHLHQQPGEVTWLMRLPQYFILTIMLSIGLFPQFYYSVVSEIVGKFIPVAPAGSSVVPGALLTSITSIGRFALLFIVVFIGIYLLRNALARRRPVSTGLTWGCGYPAPTPRMQYTGKSFSKSLGKLLNFIILEKNKYKEITASEIFPAERTHSSHYNDFFAAKIFDGMVDKLLFFMNYFKFIQNGKIQLYILYGALFILLIFIGTIFNFI, from the coding sequence ATGTCCAACGGTTTGTTACTTTCTTTAGTCTTTTTGTTGCCGGCAGCAGGGATCCTCTCAATTGCTTTCCTTCCGCATTCAGCTAAGGCAAAAGCAAATTTTGTCTTCGTATTGCTCATCGCAGTGATAACCTCCATTCCCGCTGTTAAAGGTATAACCGGAAGCGCAGTTGATATTTTTATTGGAAATAATGCGGTCTTTGGAAATATTTCGATTCATATAGACGCTTTGTCTTCCTGGTTTATGCTCATCATAAATTTAACCTGTATCAATGGGGCTTTTTATGGAATAGGCTATATGAAAGAATATGATGAACAAAAGGCAAACCTTTCGATGCATTGGGTTTTATTTTTGTTGTTTCAATCGTCCATGCTCTGGGTCTGCATGGTACAGAATGGGCTGGCCTTTCTCATCGTATGGGAGCTGATGTCCATTTCCTCCTTTCTGCTGGTCATTTTTGAGCACAGGAACAAGACGACACTCCAGGCGGGGTTAAATTACCTGGTTCAGATGCATATTGGAGTACTTTTTCTTTCTGCCTCATTTATTTGGGTCTACTTAGCGGAGGGCTCCTTTGAGTTTTCGGCAATTGGAAAGTTTTTCTCCGCTAATCCAAACCTTTGGCTGTTTTTTCTTTTTTTTACCGGCTTTGGCATTAAGGCCGGATTTATTCCCCTGCATTCCTGGCTTCCACAGGCACACCCTGCAGCGCCTTCGCATATTTCCGGGGTGATGTCCGGTGTTATCGTTAAGCTGGGCATCTATGGAATATTAAGGATCGTCTTTTTCTTAAAACAGGATTATACCGTGATCGGTGAAATTATTATCGCCCTGTCCGTCCTTACCGGGTTGTATGGTATCCTGAATGCGGCCGTTCACCGGGATTTTAAAAAGATGCTGGCTTACTGTACGATTGAAAATATCGGGATTATCGGCATCGGAATCGGCATCGGATTAATGGGAATGGGCATCGGAAATTCCGTGTTGATTATTTTAGGGTTCACCGGGGCCTTGCTGCATGTTTTAAATCATTCCCTTTTTAAATCGCTTCTCTTTTTTTCTGCAGGTTCTGTTTATCAGCAAACACATACCCGTGACATGGAAAAGTTAGGCGGATTGATACACCGTATGCCGCAAACAGCCATATTTTTTCTGATTGGCGGTATGGCTATCGGAGGGCTGCCCCCGTTTAATGGCTTCGTTTCTGAGTTTCTGTTATACAACGCGGTCCTGCTGGGCATCAAATCCATCGGTATCACTTATATTACCCTGATGATATTTTCACTGGCGGGATTGGCTTTGATCGGTGGGATTTCCATGCTCACTTTTACAAAAGGGTTTGGAACGATCTTCCTGGGTAGCCCGCGAACCCATTTACACCAGCAACCAGGGGAAGTAACATGGCTCATGCGGCTGCCGCAGTATTTTATTTTAACCATCATGCTTTCTATTGGCTTATTTCCACAATTTTATTATTCAGTAGTTAGTGAAATTGTTGGGAAATTTATTCCGGTGGCTCCTGCAGGAAGCAGCGTGGTGCCAGGTGCTTTACTAACCAGCATAACCTCCATCGGAAGATTTGCGCTGCTGTTTATCGTGGTGTTCATTGGTATTTATCTGTTAAGGAATGCTCTTGCGCGGAGGCGGCCGGTATCGACCGGCCTAACATGGGGATGTGGGTATCCCGCTCCGACGCCGCGCATGCAATACACCGGAAAATCGTTTTCGAAGTCGCTCGGAAAACTATTAAATTTCATCATTCTGGAAAAGAATAAATATAAAGAGATAACAGCCAGCGAAATATTCCCGGCGGAAAGGACGCATTCATCGCATTACAATGATTTTTTTGCAGCAAAGATTTTTGATGGCATGGTTGACAAGCTGCTATTCTTCATGAATTATTTCAAGTTTATTCAAAATGGCAAAATTCAGCTGTATATTTTGTATGGTGCTCTTTTTATTCTGCTGATCTTTATAGGGACAATATTTAATTTCATCTGA
- a CDS encoding Crp/Fnr family transcriptional regulator encodes MSISGIFPIDRWNFTTQSILNVLSEEDYNFLISNQTDHHYQKGDVIFREGTVPSGIFLVRSGKVKKYKVDQIAKEQIIYIANQGELIGYHAVLSEERYPDSAAAMEDSLVSFIPKEDFADVLLRSPVFMQRLLKALSHEFTVLANSISVFAQRTGPERLAIALIVLREKSKDEFKEDQEIVLNISRSDLANIAGIASENVIRLLKEFKNEGILETDGRKIMIKDIKLLVKRANYK; translated from the coding sequence ATGAGCATATCCGGAATATTTCCTATTGACCGCTGGAACTTTACCACCCAGTCGATCTTAAACGTGCTTTCGGAAGAAGATTATAATTTTTTGATCAGCAACCAAACCGATCACCATTATCAGAAGGGTGACGTGATCTTCAGGGAGGGGACAGTCCCTTCCGGAATATTTTTAGTCCGAAGCGGCAAGGTAAAAAAATACAAGGTTGACCAGATCGCCAAAGAGCAGATCATTTATATTGCCAACCAGGGCGAACTGATCGGTTACCATGCGGTACTGTCCGAAGAACGTTACCCGGATTCGGCCGCCGCCATGGAGGATAGTCTGGTTTCCTTTATCCCAAAAGAAGATTTTGCGGACGTATTATTGCGCTCCCCGGTTTTCATGCAAAGATTGCTTAAAGCACTGAGTCACGAATTCACCGTACTTGCTAACAGTATTTCGGTTTTCGCGCAGCGTACCGGCCCTGAACGGCTGGCGATCGCGCTGATCGTACTGCGTGAAAAATCTAAAGATGAATTTAAGGAAGACCAGGAGATCGTGTTGAATATTTCCCGCTCGGACCTGGCCAATATTGCAGGGATCGCGTCGGAAAACGTCATCCGCCTGCTCAAAGAATTTAAAAACGAGGGCATCCTGGAAACCGACGGCCGTAAAATTATGATTAAAGATATCAAGCTATTGGTTAAACGCGCTAATTACAAATAA
- a CDS encoding class I SAM-dependent methyltransferase yields the protein MDCFFRNDAEFDWLYPEHFQLMSQKQWTPIAIAKKAAEYLAVSGAKILDIGSGIGKFCLTAAHHNPDSHYFGVEQRHELVHYAKTAKRYLGLENASFIHANFTQLNFSEFDHFYFYNSFYENIDQKNAIDDTIETSYSLYDYYTQYLHSVLKMKPPGTRVVTYQSLGEEIPDDFKLADLSFDTLLRLWIKE from the coding sequence ATGGATTGTTTCTTTCGCAATGACGCGGAGTTCGACTGGCTATATCCCGAACATTTTCAACTGATGTCCCAAAAGCAATGGACGCCTATTGCCATCGCAAAAAAAGCAGCCGAATATTTAGCTGTTAGTGGGGCTAAGATCCTGGATATCGGCAGCGGTATCGGGAAATTCTGCCTGACGGCGGCGCATCATAACCCGGATTCGCATTATTTCGGGGTTGAGCAGCGGCATGAGCTGGTGCATTATGCCAAAACTGCCAAAAGGTATCTCGGACTGGAGAACGCCAGTTTTATCCACGCCAATTTTACGCAGCTCAATTTCAGCGAATTTGATCATTTCTATTTTTATAATTCTTTCTATGAAAATATAGACCAGAAAAATGCCATTGACGATACGATTGAAACGTCCTATAGCCTTTATGATTATTATACGCAGTATTTACATTCTGTACTCAAAATGAAACCACCCGGCACCAGGGTGGTCACTTACCAGAGTCTCGGTGAAGAAATACCGGATGACTTTAAGCTGGCCGATTTGTCGTTCGATACCTTGCTCCGGCTGTGGATCAAGGAATAA
- a CDS encoding class I SAM-dependent methyltransferase — protein MNFFNLKTYFKFNTLLAMYSDTLNISYFRKDAAFDTLYPPHIRELSQMHWTALDIALEASNFLAKTGGRVLDIGSGVGKFCIAAGVYHPATEFFGIEQRKELFNHAKTAQEEVGVENVHFTYGNLTELNYDNYDHFYFYNSFYENIEPGSRIDYSVRTSFELYNHYTEFIHDMLSSRPAGTRLVTFHAPDKQIPASYQLVDNSYSRVLKMWVKE, from the coding sequence ATGAACTTTTTTAATCTTAAAACCTATTTCAAATTTAACACACTGTTAGCAATGTATAGTGATACTTTAAATATTTCCTACTTCCGAAAGGACGCCGCTTTTGACACTTTATACCCCCCGCATATCCGTGAACTGTCGCAGATGCACTGGACCGCGCTGGATATTGCACTGGAGGCCAGTAATTTCCTGGCTAAAACGGGCGGTCGTGTGCTGGATATTGGCAGCGGGGTCGGTAAATTCTGCATCGCGGCGGGGGTGTATCATCCCGCCACCGAGTTTTTTGGAATTGAACAGCGCAAAGAATTGTTCAATCACGCCAAAACTGCCCAGGAAGAGGTCGGGGTGGAGAATGTCCATTTTACTTATGGCAACCTGACCGAGCTGAACTATGACAATTATGACCACTTTTATTTTTACAATTCCTTTTATGAGAATATAGAGCCCGGCAGCCGGATAGACTATTCGGTACGGACTTCCTTTGAGCTTTACAATCATTATACGGAGTTCATCCATGATATGCTGAGCAGCCGTCCGGCAGGAACCAGGCTGGTCACTTTTCATGCGCCGGATAAACAAATACCGGCAAGTTATCAATTAGTAGACAATTCATACAGCAGGGTCCTGAAAATGTGGGTAAAGGAATAG
- a CDS encoding DUF983 domain-containing protein, translating to MEKTPKSWAMLHAKCPRCRRGKMFEGGMYSFGSNRINIHCPSCKMIFEIEPGYFYAAMYVSYALSIMEGGMVCYLTYLITGNTDSPWLYTSAIMIGLFGLSPVNFRYSRVFLLYWLSPKVHYHPELDIPAATTGKP from the coding sequence ATGGAAAAGACACCGAAATCGTGGGCGATGCTTCATGCCAAATGTCCGCGCTGCAGGCGGGGAAAGATGTTTGAAGGCGGCATGTATAGTTTTGGCTCGAACCGGATCAACATCCATTGCCCAAGCTGTAAGATGATCTTTGAAATTGAACCGGGCTATTTTTATGCCGCGATGTATGTAAGTTATGCCCTGAGTATTATGGAGGGCGGAATGGTATGTTACCTGACTTACCTCATCACGGGGAACACCGATTCACCCTGGCTTTACACCTCGGCGATTATGATCGGCCTTTTTGGTTTGTCACCGGTCAATTTCCGGTATTCCAGGGTGTTCCTGTTGTATTGGCTTTCCCCGAAGGTACACTACCACCCGGAACTGGATATACCGGCAGCGACGACAGGAAAGCCCTGA
- a CDS encoding aminotransferase class I/II-fold pyridoxal phosphate-dependent enzyme: MNLLEKALTKLGPLGAHAYYAHGYFAYPRLEGELGSHMMFNGKEKLVWSLNNYLGLANCPVVRKADEEGVKQYGLAYPMGARMMTGNSMLHELLEKKLSAFVSKQDTFLLNYGYQGMLSIIDSLVDRHDVIVYDSESHACIIDGCRLHAGKRFVFKHNDMADFEKQLDRAERLTAVSNGGILVITEGVFGMRGDMGKLKEIALLKKTHNFTLLVDDAHGIGVMGPTGAGTGEHQGVQDSIDLYFGTFAKSFAAIGAFVSGKKEIIQYLRYNMRSQIYAKSLPMPVVFGLHQRLQLIQSNPELRTKLWAVTKALQAGLRGAGLDIGNTESPVTPVYLSGSINQATRLVEDLRENHHIFCSMVVYPVIPQGIIILRLIPTAIHTPDHVQQTIAAFKVIKKNLSDGTYDAHEKPSYAADQILSSNLWQ, from the coding sequence ATGAATTTATTAGAAAAAGCTTTGACAAAATTAGGACCTCTTGGTGCGCATGCTTACTATGCCCACGGATACTTTGCCTACCCAAGGCTGGAAGGAGAGCTGGGTAGCCATATGATGTTTAATGGCAAAGAGAAATTAGTATGGAGTTTGAATAACTACCTTGGGTTAGCGAATTGCCCGGTTGTGAGAAAAGCCGACGAAGAGGGTGTGAAGCAATACGGTTTGGCGTACCCGATGGGTGCGAGAATGATGACCGGTAATTCCATGCTGCATGAATTGCTGGAAAAGAAGCTGTCCGCATTTGTCAGCAAACAAGATACCTTCCTGCTCAATTATGGCTACCAGGGAATGCTGTCCATTATTGACAGCCTGGTTGACCGGCATGACGTGATCGTTTATGATTCGGAGTCACATGCCTGCATCATTGACGGCTGCCGGCTGCACGCGGGCAAGCGGTTCGTATTCAAGCATAACGATATGGCTGATTTTGAAAAACAGCTTGACCGGGCGGAAAGACTTACAGCGGTCAGCAATGGCGGCATACTGGTCATTACCGAGGGCGTTTTCGGGATGCGCGGCGATATGGGCAAACTCAAAGAGATCGCCCTCCTCAAAAAGACACATAATTTCACGCTGCTGGTTGATGACGCGCACGGCATCGGGGTAATGGGTCCTACGGGTGCCGGCACCGGGGAACACCAGGGCGTTCAGGATTCTATCGACCTTTATTTCGGAACATTTGCCAAATCCTTTGCAGCTATCGGTGCTTTTGTATCCGGTAAAAAGGAGATCATCCAATATCTCCGGTACAACATGCGTTCGCAGATCTACGCCAAGTCCTTACCGATGCCGGTTGTCTTTGGATTGCACCAGCGCCTGCAGCTGATACAGAGCAACCCTGAATTACGGACAAAGCTATGGGCGGTCACGAAAGCCCTGCAGGCAGGTTTAAGGGGAGCGGGCCTGGATATCGGGAACACGGAATCCCCGGTGACCCCTGTCTACCTCAGCGGCTCGATCAATCAGGCGACCAGGCTGGTCGAGGACCTGCGCGAAAATCATCATATATTCTGTTCCATGGTCGTTTATCCCGTTATTCCGCAGGGTATCATTATCCTGCGGCTGATCCCGACGGCTATCCATACCCCTGATCATGTTCAGCAGACGATCGCTGCCTTTAAGGTCATAAAGAAGAACCTGAGCGACGGCACCTATGACGCGCATGAAAAACCGTCTTACGCGGCGGATCAAATTTTATCCAGCAATTTATGGCAATAA
- the pckA gene encoding phosphoenolpyruvate carboxykinase (ATP) — MAITSKFSLSYLGLKNPDIYRNLKVSELVRHTLAAKQGFIADTGALMCDTGVFTGRTPKDKFIVNDEVSEYLVWWGEVNQPFSKTGFDQLYQKMLAYLEDKTLYVNDGYACAAEAYRLNLRVITEFPWQALFANNLFLRLTEAELTDFKEDWLVLSAPGFFAVPQKDGTNSANFTIINFAKKVILIGGTAYTGEIKKGVFTVLNYLLPQKKVLPMHCSANIGKDGDTAIYFGLSGTGKTTLSADAERQLIGDDEHGWDDTQVFNIEGGCYAKCVNLTRAKEPQIFRAIKYGTVLENTCFFPDSNQVNFADTSETENTRAAYPIHNMENIAEPSIGKSPKNIFFLTADAFGVLPPISRLTIDQAMYHFISGYTAKVAGTEAGITEPTTTFSACFGKPFLPLHPMSYALMLGEKLKKEPVSVWLVNTGWTGGSYGFGERIALTHTRALIAAALAGELEGVEYARDRTFNLSVPKSCPGVPAELLNPESQWADAYQYQLTAKKLAAAFIKNFKQYKDYATEAILQAGPQIRTVHDIPSIK; from the coding sequence ATGGCAATAACTTCAAAATTTTCTTTAAGCTATCTGGGTTTAAAGAATCCTGATATTTACAGGAACCTTAAGGTTTCAGAACTGGTGAGGCACACGCTTGCCGCCAAGCAAGGGTTCATCGCAGACACCGGTGCGTTGATGTGTGATACCGGGGTATTTACCGGCCGGACGCCAAAAGATAAGTTTATCGTCAATGACGAGGTATCCGAATACCTGGTTTGGTGGGGCGAGGTCAACCAGCCATTTTCAAAGACCGGATTTGATCAGTTATACCAGAAGATGCTGGCTTACCTGGAAGATAAAACACTTTATGTGAACGATGGCTACGCCTGCGCGGCCGAAGCTTACCGCCTTAATTTAAGGGTCATTACCGAATTCCCCTGGCAGGCCCTGTTCGCCAACAACCTGTTTTTGAGGTTAACTGAGGCCGAGCTGACTGATTTTAAGGAAGACTGGCTGGTCCTGTCAGCGCCCGGTTTTTTTGCAGTCCCGCAGAAGGACGGCACCAATTCCGCGAATTTCACCATCATCAATTTTGCCAAAAAGGTCATTTTGATTGGTGGTACCGCTTACACCGGTGAGATCAAGAAAGGCGTATTTACGGTACTGAATTACCTGCTGCCACAGAAAAAAGTGCTGCCTATGCATTGCAGCGCGAATATTGGCAAGGACGGGGACACGGCGATCTACTTCGGATTGTCCGGCACTGGGAAAACGACGCTATCCGCTGATGCGGAGCGGCAGCTGATCGGAGACGATGAGCATGGCTGGGATGACACGCAGGTATTCAATATTGAAGGGGGCTGTTATGCCAAGTGTGTTAACCTGACCAGGGCAAAGGAACCGCAGATCTTCCGGGCGATCAAATACGGTACCGTGCTGGAAAACACCTGCTTTTTCCCTGACAGCAACCAGGTCAATTTCGCTGACACTTCAGAGACGGAAAACACCAGGGCGGCTTATCCGATCCATAACATGGAGAATATCGCGGAACCGTCCATCGGGAAGAGCCCAAAGAACATTTTTTTTCTGACGGCGGATGCTTTTGGCGTACTGCCGCCGATATCGCGGCTGACCATAGACCAGGCCATGTATCATTTCATCTCCGGCTATACGGCCAAGGTGGCCGGAACAGAGGCCGGTATCACGGAGCCAACAACAACTTTTTCTGCCTGCTTTGGCAAGCCTTTCTTACCGCTTCACCCGATGAGCTATGCGCTGATGCTGGGCGAAAAGCTGAAGAAAGAGCCGGTCAGCGTCTGGCTCGTCAATACCGGCTGGACGGGCGGAAGCTATGGATTTGGCGAGCGTATTGCGCTGACGCATACCCGTGCGCTGATCGCCGCGGCACTGGCCGGCGAGCTGGAAGGAGTGGAATATGCCAGGGACCGCACCTTCAACTTATCCGTGCCAAAAAGCTGCCCCGGCGTTCCAGCAGAACTGCTGAACCCGGAAAGCCAGTGGGCTGATGCTTACCAGTACCAGCTGACGGCCAAAAAGCTGGCGGCCGCTTTTATCAAGAACTTTAAACAGTACAAGGATTACGCTACGGAAGCGATCCTGCAGGCCGGCCCGCAGATCAGGACCGTACATGATATCCCGTCCATCAAATAA
- the gcvH gene encoding glycine cleavage system protein GcvH — translation MNFPSNLMYTKDHEWISFENQYALIGITDFAQNELGDIVYLDIPSLNKIILKEGVFGTVEAVKTVSDLFMPVTGKIIEVNPSIDKSPELINQEPYATWLVKVLLTADDNKKSLLTADEYKELIGK, via the coding sequence ATGAATTTTCCATCAAATCTAATGTACACCAAGGACCATGAATGGATCAGTTTTGAGAACCAGTATGCTTTAATAGGCATCACAGATTTTGCTCAAAACGAATTGGGCGACATTGTTTACCTCGATATACCCAGCCTGAATAAGATCATTTTGAAAGAAGGGGTTTTTGGTACGGTAGAAGCTGTGAAAACGGTTTCCGACCTCTTTATGCCCGTAACCGGGAAGATCATAGAGGTCAACCCTTCAATCGATAAATCGCCTGAACTGATCAACCAGGAGCCTTACGCCACCTGGCTGGTTAAAGTTTTGCTGACAGCTGATGATAATAAAAAATCATTACTGACAGCCGATGAATACAAGGAACTAATCGGCAAATAA
- the gcvT gene encoding glycine cleavage system aminomethyltransferase GcvT: MKESVLTPVHQQLGAKMAPFAGYNMPIQYPAGINAEHDTVRNEVGVFDVSHMGEFIIRGTHALELIQRLTTNDASGLSIGQVQYSCLTNERGGIIDDILVYRLDEEQYMLVVNASNIEKDWNWIVENNFNHAELKNTSEITALLSVQGPYAIETLQKLTSVSLKDITYYHFKIGMMYGIPDVIISNTGYTGAGGFEIYLTKNLAVELWNAIFAAGRNFRIRPIGLGARDTLRLEMGYCLYGNDIDDMTTPYEAGLGWVTKFGKDFTGWRILQEQKNKGTKLTLVGIMMEGKGIPRHGYRIMNSKQEPVGIITSGTQSPTLKTGIALGYVDIELKAPGTPLLIEIRNQFYEAKVCRLPFVPSKVKKETR; this comes from the coding sequence ATGAAAGAATCTGTTTTAACACCCGTTCATCAGCAATTAGGCGCAAAAATGGCCCCTTTTGCCGGATATAATATGCCTATTCAATATCCCGCTGGTATCAACGCCGAACACGATACGGTTAGAAACGAGGTTGGCGTATTCGATGTCTCCCATATGGGTGAGTTTATCATCCGGGGCACCCATGCTTTGGAACTTATCCAAAGACTGACAACAAATGACGCCTCCGGTTTATCTATAGGGCAGGTGCAATACTCCTGTCTGACCAACGAAAGGGGCGGTATAATTGACGACATATTGGTTTACCGATTAGATGAGGAACAATACATGCTGGTGGTCAACGCGTCGAACATTGAAAAAGACTGGAACTGGATCGTTGAAAACAATTTTAACCATGCTGAGTTGAAAAACACGTCGGAAATTACGGCGCTGTTATCCGTACAGGGGCCGTATGCGATAGAAACCCTGCAAAAATTAACTTCCGTTTCACTTAAAGATATTACCTACTATCATTTCAAGATCGGCATGATGTATGGCATTCCGGATGTGATCATTTCCAATACCGGATATACCGGGGCGGGCGGTTTTGAGATCTACCTGACAAAGAATTTAGCAGTAGAACTGTGGAACGCAATTTTTGCAGCGGGCCGGAATTTCCGCATCAGGCCGATAGGGTTAGGCGCGCGGGATACGCTAAGGCTGGAAATGGGCTATTGTCTTTACGGGAACGATATTGACGATATGACCACGCCTTATGAGGCAGGCCTGGGCTGGGTCACGAAGTTCGGTAAGGATTTTACTGGCTGGCGTATTTTGCAGGAACAAAAAAATAAAGGCACGAAATTAACTTTAGTCGGCATCATGATGGAAGGTAAGGGCATCCCCAGGCATGGTTACCGCATCATGAACAGTAAACAGGAACCCGTTGGGATCATTACGTCAGGGACACAATCACCGACATTGAAAACCGGCATAGCTTTAGGGTATGTTGATATTGAGCTGAAAGCACCGGGAACGCCGCTGCTGATAGAGATCCGAAACCAGTTTTACGAAGCAAAAGTCTGCAGGCTGCCCTTTGTACCAAGTAAAGTTAAAAAAGAAACCAGATGA